TGAGAAGACGTCAAAAGCAAAGAATCTTCAATAAGGCGTATCGCCAAGCCCTGAAATTGATGAAAAGGGAATTCAAAGCCGAAAGGGATCGACATCTTCAAGCGGAGAAGGAACTCGAAAAGTATTATAGAAAAGACGTGGATACCGAGGCAAAAAAGACTCGGAAGAAAATCCAGGAATTGGACAACTTCAAACTTCTTCTCGAAAGAAGGGAGATGGAATTGGATTCCAAGATCGTATTCTTGAACGAGCAACTTCAAAAGATCGAAGAGCTCAAAGCAAGAATGGACGGCGCGGTCAATCTTATGGCGAGAGCAGGATCACTTTCCAACGGCGCGGTCGACGACGCGGAAAAAATCAAACAAACCCTCAAAAAGGTTTTCTAAGTTTTTATGAACTCTTCGGAACTGAACGATCTCAAGGAAAAGATTCCTTCGGGATGGGAAGTGCGGTTCCGAGAAGAGGCTCCGTTCTTATCAAAGACGTATTCGTTTAACGATTACTTAGGCGGTGTAAGGTTCGTCGATTCGCTCGCGGATCTCGCAGAAAAAATGGATCATCATCCGGACATTCTTCTCGTGTATCGAAAAGTAACCGTGGAAATTTTCACTCATTCCAAAAAGACGATCACCGATTTGGATCTTCGTTTCGTTCAAGAAACGGAGAAGGTGTTTCATTCGTAAATCGCGCTGGTATTTGTTTCTTAAAAAATCGACGCATCGTCTTCGCTTAACAAAAAAGCCCGGTAATGAACCGGGCTTTTTACTTTTGAACTCAATAAAATGCCTCCCTGTAAGGAGCATCCGAGTTCGCTTTATAGGGCTCGTTTTTTAAACGGAAATCAATCGGGGATTACGATATTGTCGTAGTTGTCCGTAAAACGATAGCCGATTCCCCAGATCGTTTCGATCCATTCCGGTTGTGCGGAATTCTTTTCGAGTTTGGAGCGGATTCTTTTTACGTGAGAATCGATCATTCTTTCAAAGCCGTCCCACTCCATTCCCCAAACCGCTTCGAGGATCATTTCTCTGGAAAAAACCTTTCCGGGAGAAGCCGCCATCAGTTGCAGAATATCGAATTCTTTTCGGGAGATGTTTACGATGTTGTCCTTAAGGGTCACTCTTCTGCGGACGGGATCGATCTTCAAAGAACCGCGGATGATTTCCCCGCTCGCGCCTACGTTCGGTTTGATTCCCGCTTTTTTGTCCCATCTACGAAAAAACACATCCACTCTTGTTTTGAGTTCTCGAGCGGAAAAGGGTTTCGTAATGTAATCATCCGCGCCCAATTCCAGTCCCATAATCCTGTCGATTTCTTCGTTTCTTGCCGTAACGATGAAAATCGGAGTGTTTTCGTCGTTGCGTCTTACCGTTCTGCAAACTTCGATTCCATCTATGTCGGGAAGGGAAAGATCTAAGATAACCATGTCGGGATGATTGGCTTTGTAGAATTTGAGACCTTCTTCGCCGCTCGTTTGAAGAGTAGTTGAGTAGTGCGCCGAATCCAAGGATTTTCGGATTAAATTTCCGATATCCGGATCGTCTTCGATGACTAAAATTGTTTTCATTACCAAGCCCCCGTTAGAGATTAGAGGATAAAATTACCTTATCTGCAACAGATAAAACCGATGAAATGTTAATAAAGGAATTTTTTTTATTCGCCACAATTTTACCAGATTCTCAAGCGAATCATGAATTCGAGAATTCGAGTTTCTTCGACGAACGATGATAAAACTATGGTTTGTGGTAATTTATAATCAAATATTATATAAGTTTGAAAGTGTGTAAAAAATTATGAGCAACGCGTTGTCTTATCCGCTCACGTGGGCGATTCTTTCGGTGAACGAAGACGGTCTCGATTCGGAGTCCGTTACTCGTCAATTGGACCTCAAGCCCGATTTTAGTACTCCGAGAGCCGCGACGGACAAGGAAGGAAAACCACTGAGCTTCGGTCATTGGCAGTTGCACTCGACGTTGGACGCGCAAGCTCCATTAGAAGATCATATTCTTCAAATATTGGAAAAGGTTCTTCCTTCCCGGCACAAGGTGAAGGAGTTCGCGGTGAAACATCCTCTTTGTATGTATGTCTCGGTCGAGTTCTCGGATTATTCCCAAAAGGAAACGGAGATTTCTCCGAAGCTTCTTCTTCTATTGGGAAACTTAGGAATCAAACTGATCTTTCAACCTTGGAAGAGGGACGAAAAAAGAAGACGTTCAGAAGATTAGAATGGCTTTGTCCATTCTATAGAATTGGATCAGCTTCTTAAACGAGGCGCTGGCTCCGGAGATCACCAAGGTTCTGTTTTTCAATCGAAGATCGAACGCAAACGAAAGAATTTTCATCGCAACCGGAAGCGGCAAAACCTTGACTCCGCTCAGATTGATTTTCACATGAAAACTGGATTGATAGAATACGAGCGCGAACACGGATTTTAATTCGTCGAAAGCCAACTCGTCGAAAGACGCGACCAAGGGAATCACCTCGGTGGACTGACGGTTTTTTCGAATTTCAAAATGTTCGTATCTCTGAATCGGATCCACAAAGTCATTGC
This genomic stretch from Leptospira kmetyi serovar Malaysia str. Bejo-Iso9 harbors:
- a CDS encoding DUF4279 domain-containing protein; amino-acid sequence: MSYPLTWAILSVNEDGLDSESVTRQLDLKPDFSTPRAATDKEGKPLSFGHWQLHSTLDAQAPLEDHILQILEKVLPSRHKVKEFAVKHPLCMYVSVEFSDYSQKETEISPKLLLLLGNLGIKLIFQPWKRDEKRRRSED
- a CDS encoding anti-sigma factor antagonist; the protein is MDPIQRYEHFEIRKNRQSTEVIPLVASFDELAFDELKSVFALVFYQSSFHVKINLSGVKVLPLPVAMKILSFAFDLRLKNRTLVISGASASFKKLIQFYRMDKAILIF
- a CDS encoding response regulator transcription factor, with translation MKTILVIEDDPDIGNLIRKSLDSAHYSTTLQTSGEEGLKFYKANHPDMVILDLSLPDIDGIEVCRTVRRNDENTPIFIVTARNEEIDRIMGLELGADDYITKPFSARELKTRVDVFFRRWDKKAGIKPNVGASGEIIRGSLKIDPVRRRVTLKDNIVNISRKEFDILQLMAASPGKVFSREMILEAVWGMEWDGFERMIDSHVKRIRSKLEKNSAQPEWIETIWGIGYRFTDNYDNIVIPD
- a CDS encoding 4a-hydroxytetrahydrobiopterin dehydratase, encoding MNSSELNDLKEKIPSGWEVRFREEAPFLSKTYSFNDYLGGVRFVDSLADLAEKMDHHPDILLVYRKVTVEIFTHSKKTITDLDLRFVQETEKVFHS